The sequence tcggcaggtgatgcagttattgtcataaaaacaacttttaatcctgcagtgctgtgtctaacggccggggcttacatttgtatatgcattaggctggcacaacctctccatccttcttccccaccctcctcatcattaggaatgatccaggaacatttactgctgtttgagctttgcacaggtgtattaacgatccagcccaagttcattatacacacaggtggggaatagcaagcaatctgcctggagcattcctaatgatgaggagggtggggaggaaggacagagagggtgtgccagcctaatgcatatacaaatgtaagccccggctgttagacacagcactgcaggattaaaagttgtttttttagcacaataactgcatcacctgccgaatggaccccaggacagatcttggattaaaagcagctatctgaaggtacaagtgttttggggggtcagattgtgagtacagagtcgctttaattacaaactgcacctgaactggagacaagagtcatgttgtctctgaaagaaagtggccatatttttggagcactggataacccctttaagtaactcgTTGAGAATGCTATTTCAAATGTCCTTTGTAGCTGGAAATATAATTACCAGAGATAAGCACAACTTGAATACAATGGTTCAACATCTGAacaccggtggctaaagaagttagatgtagccctaaggctgcctggaaaacatggatacagccataggtcatattCTATaggccaacttcttcagccaccagtattcaaatactgAACAATATGACTCGAGCATgactcaagttgtgctcatctcttatGATTACCGATACACTGCATCTAACATCAAAGGGTGAACAGTAGTTTATACTAATATGAAAAATTTTTTGCGGCTGTAGGTATATACCAAACCCTTTGCTTCTGGAAGGGAAGAAGTTTGATATTCGTTCCTATCTGCTTATTGCTTCTACTGTACCCTACTTTGTATTCTTCCGCCATGGCTATGTTCGTCTCACCTGCAACAACTATGATCCAAAGTCCGATGACCTCACAGGTCACCTAACAAACCAGGTATGTGATAGTTTCTAAAGTTGCTTCACACATTTTAGAATTGTCTCAccatggcagtgacagcctgctcggccaatccCAAACTGAAGCAGGAAAAGGCAGtggcccgtgattggctgagtgggctgtcacgaCCTAAACGAGTCACTATTTGATATATTATTAAAGTATCCATGCCTTGAGGCAtgaaacgtaatgtgaacccatccTATGGATTTACAATATCAttggttaaaagagaagtccaggcaAATAGATTTTTATAACaagtactggggagggggagaataaaagaaataacgtgttcttacctcccccgctccagggATGGTGGCCGCATACTGCCGCTCCAATCCTTGGGAACTCAGCCGCTTTCCTATCTGAACTCGACCCGGGTCTTGATCGCTCAGCTGTGCAGTCTGCTCAGCTAGTCAGCGTTCaaggcgggaccccactatggccgcttactggctgagtggacttcaCGTGTCACGACTCGGGTCCCCCCTTAGACCATGAAGCGGCTGGGGACCGGAGCGACCACCAACGCTGGAGCAGGCTAGGTAAGAacacattatttcttttatcctctccctccccagcatttgttaaaaaaatctcCTTGAATAAAGTGCTTTATAAAATCCTAAGGCTGTATTAAATGGCATGATAATGGAGGGGAAGCAAGGGCCAACCTGTTAGATCAGTGCTCTCTTCTCCCTCATTCTTTGCTTGCTGTCTATGCTAATACACACACGGACAGCGAGCGGGAACAGCGGAAGAGGCCATGGGGAGCTATGGGAGTTgctgcccggacaatccttagatcatcCGGGCCATTGAAGTTAGTGCAGGtatgctgccgctgctcctattgcacagaACGATGAGCCATTATGCATGTCGGCAGATCGTGGTCTTTATTAAACCAAACAATTGGAGAAGTACGACtcataatcgtttggtgtaatacgaCCTTTAGCTTTTACACTAGGAAACGTATTTAATTATTTAAACTTGCAAGTAAATTAAAATGTAGAATTTTATAATGTGACTTTAATAGCCAAAGCTGCATCGATACATATAAGCAGATTAATTGGTTATGGTGTCTGAAATATTTCTGTCCCTCAAGCTCGTATGCATCTTGTAGGATTTCCAGTAGGAAATGTTCTTTACATTTATCTAGATAATCTTTTAACCAACCATCTCCCAGTGGGCTCACGACTATACACAAAGAGTAAAGCAGTGGCAGCTCCTCATGATAAACTGACAGCTGTGTCCTGTTTAGGTTGCTGGTATGTTCTTTGCTGACGTCTTGTACTGTAACATGCGATATGGCTTTCCCAAGTTCAAGGGAATGTAATGTGTAGCCTTCAGACATGCAGGTGTTTCTAAACAAACTATCAATAAAACCAGAAGAGCTGATCTGACTGGGTGGGACGGCTAGAAGAATATCTTAGAAAAATAATTCTGTACAGTTAAAGCATATGTTCCCATATGAGCTAGAATTGGCAGATTGACCACCTTTATAACAAAGCAGAATCTAAACAACCTTGGTTTTTGGTAGTTAAAGGTTACTTTACTctgacattttgggggagatttatcaaaccggtgtaaagtagaactggctcagttgcccctagcgaccaatcagattccacctttcattttctaaagaatctgtgaggaaagaaatgtgcaagctgattggttgctagggacaactgagccagtttaaggGCCCGTTGACACTATGGAATTGGTGCCAAAATTCCGTGTGGAGCCATTCTGCGCGGGCTCGGCTCCAAATCCTGCCTTTTATCTGTTTGAATAAATAGATAGAAGGCCGCATTCGGCACAAAGTCTGCACAATCGGGGTCTGCACGGAATTTTGGctccaattccgtagtgtgaacaggcacttactttacaccagtttgataaatctccctctttgtgTTTTAGTGAACAGTTGGCATCTCAGTACCTAGGTGAAGGGACGTTGGGCCTCCTTAAGCACCAGGAACTACTGCTGCCCTACGCCCTCTATAGTTACACCCCAGGCCATTATTGGGGGCAAGGGAAGAAGCATAAAGTGCCCATCCTTCCCTTCTATATAATGAAGATAAATTGTTGTGGTGTTGTATCGCTCTTTATAGATAATGCATCAggaatagtgttgagcaagcccagggggcacctggttgaatgcttgagtcttccattgatttcaatgagattggttacttgagttgagcactGAAAAATGGTTGGACATCCCAAGTATCATTCTTATTTGACTCCTAGTACATGCAGAAAAAGAATCCTCTATACAACGAGCTTAAAGAAGAGACTGTGTGGTCAATGGAAAGATTCAACAGTTACGTCAATGAGAAGTTTGCAGAAAGCAAGAGTTTACCCCAAGACTGGGTGCTGAATACCTTTACGGTGAGACAACAGAAATATCTACTGTCTGTAGATATTATATTACAATATCCTAGTCCCTATGAGAACTCAAGCAGCATAGTATTGTTGTATTCTCTATATTGTAAATCCTTCCCGGAACTCCTCATCATTGTAGATCATTGAACACAGCATCGTCCAACACTTGGGAATATTTTATTCAGGAATGTATAGACATAATACAGTCACGATTGAGCTGTGAACCCCTGCTGTAAGATTTCCTGAAAGGTCTGACATCTTCATAGCTAACAGTGCATATAGGAAATGCCGTTTTGCAGGGTCCTGGGGTTGTTTTCATATCATGTAATTTTTTTCCTGTGTCTGACAGAAAAGGATGCAGCAGATAATGATCCACTGTTTCCTGAGCGTGAAATCAAAGCTGGAGTGCCGCCGGGGATTCTTTGACCTTATTGGCTGTGACTTCCTGATCGATGATGATTTCAAGGTATTGAATGCACGTTGACTATATCCAccagtgctaaaaaaaagttttatattctCTTCAAAAAGGattgagacaggagacaagactACAGTTTATATACTGTAGTTCAAATCTGCCATTTGGATTGTtagagtttttaaaggggttatccagtgctacaaaaaaatggcaactttcttccagagacagccccactcttgtctccagcttgggcggggttttactgcttagttccattgaagtgaatggagcttaattgcaaatcgcacctgaactggagacaagagtggggctgtctctgaaagaaagtggccatgtttttgtagcactggataaccccctttaaagtggttttccCATGAAAATTGTTTGTCATTTATCggcaggataggtgataaatgtgtGATTGATGGgtgtttgattagcggtggcttctgaagttggataaagccctaaggctatgtggaaatcatggatatagtcattggctgtatccatgttttccagaaaacctaagagctttatccaagttcagcagccactgctaatcaaatacagaactttcgggttcggatcgactcgaacccgaacctggttcgctcaactctagtgtCCAAATGTCAGGAACCCTAGTGATCTTGTGAACAGTGCTCCCCTAGTGACTTGTGGCAAAGTGCTTGTGTGACCATCATTCTATTTACTGCTATGGGACTAACAGAAATTGCTGTATGTGATCTTAGGAGTGGGGGGATCACAAGTTCTCCCAGTGTTCTGACCTATTTAGAGCCTTTTCGATCCTCTAGTGCCTTGCTGCTTCTGCAAAGTACTGAGGTCTGGAGGTTTAGCAAGGGCATCAGTCCAGTGGGCCTTACACCTCAGGTGTCCACCATCTCATTACGTTCTGACCATGATTAATATGTCTTGGGGCCTTGCAGAGTATTCTTTTATGGGCCACATGGACTCACTAATCTTACCTATGTTACCCCCATATTTAAAATGAATGCTGTTTCAGCCATGAATTGGTCATGGGGAGGGATTTATGTGTAAACTTATCTCAACTTAATCCCCATCCCTGTTCCCCCTCTAGATTTATTGAGAGGCTACGGAATAAATCTGGTGGATTTGAAGCTTCTGTGAGGCAGCTCCAGAAGTCTACACTAGCTCTGAGCTGGTATAGATCTCCACCATGACTTATGCCTGCTTTCTTTCGTAATTCATGATTATTCAGGTGTAGGAGGTGGCCATGCACACTCTGTGCCATGCCCAACTGGCCTATGGGTTATGCACCAgcaaaaagtcacacatttttatGCAGCTGACCAGATTTTGTGATTTTTTGCACTACACTTCACTATTGCTCTACACCAATGAtaaatactccccccccccaagggtTTTCAGCAAAAATCAACATGAAAAGATAGAGGCATCACTAGAAGCTCATATGATATGGTATTTAGAATGCTATTGTCTACTTCTTAGAAGCCTTTGAGAGCGAAAGCCTGGGTGTGACTGCCACCTCTGCACCCTTTATAGTTGTCCCCCTTTATATAGGCTTTAGACATGGCCAAACTTCGAGTAAACCATCCAAACGCAAACGATTGGCATTTAATTACCTGTGGATGAATGCGATGGATGCatcccaagggagtcctggaaaacttgtttgtttcctttttttccagGCAGAATAAGGGTTGTTACCTGTAGTTGtttgacctgtgattggttgctatatggttttgtctcagacagattgATGAATCTGGGTCGGCCACAGTATCTTACCACAGATGCTCCATGTAGTAATGCTATTTGGTCACTGAGACATACGGTATTGTTTAATATTATCGCGAAATCTCTGTCCTGATGAAAAGAGGAACGTCCTGCTGAGTCACTTATTGCCAGAGaatgttttgttttgtcttttagtTATACATATCCTAGTAGCATCGAACTACGAGTTATcttaatattttatataaatgtaattgtatatataatgtaatgagCCATCATTCTTTTACTGTCCGTGGGGATTGAGATAGGATGAGTCAGGCAGAGATATTTAAAAAATCAGCTCTGCAGGGCCCCCCAGAATGATATAGACTATTGcaatctaagggtatgttcacactgagtaaaagcagcaaaattcTGTGGAGTACCGCCTGTCTCAATGGGATGCTGGGCGCCCCTCTGCTCTCTGCGGCTCTgcgctcaaaaaattgacatgtcaattctttgagaggaagCGTGcacggcatcccattgacacactcttactcagtgtgaacataccctaacaaatacattttatttatcaCAATAGTGATTCGACCAAACTGAGTGGTTCCTACGTTGTAGACGTTGATATACTCCAGAGGTTCCCTTAAAGTTTGGTTGCACCAATAAGACTGTTGTCTATTGCTCCTTCTATCATGCTGCTGTAAATCTCCTGCTTGCACCATCTATACACAACTAGCACAGTCACACGGGTCACTATCAGCAGCGAGATGATGACACTACATCATCTGTGAAGGTCTGTACTGCTACTCAGCATCTCCTCAGTGACCTCTCATGATCAGCTGAAAGTGTTCAATGCCACTGTACTACCATTATAAGTCCATGGTCTTTGCAATGAATGAGTTTGTTGggtcttgcaaaaaaaaagtgactcAATCTTTATCTGCATTCTGCTTCAGCTTATTGTGGAAGCCTCAAACTGGGGAAACCTCTCTGTTAACTCTATGAGCCCTAAAGTGGTCGTATTCAATGtgttttctaaaccagacaattCCTTTAcactacatatttttttatttcaattttgaCTTTCCAGGTATGGCTACTCGAGATGAACTGTAACCCTGCCCTACACACAAACTGTGAAGTATTGAAAGACGTGATCCCTAATGTGGTCAACGAGACTCTTGGTGGGTTCCTCATATTAAAGttgcttaaagagtacctgtcaaaaacaaaacaaaacaaaacaaaaaaaaaacctttaggcatgccaaaagttattgatcgctgctgagacctgctgtgatcaggagatatagctggggataGAGCATGGTAGCAGTGTCATCCACTCCCCGGCCttcctcatagacttacattattggAATTaactgatcaggagatatagctggggattGGATCAGGCTGCCGCCACACTCTCTCCgggtatatctcctgatcacagtgggtctcagcaatCAATAACTTCCTATCTTGAAGAGCTCTGTCCTGGCACTAATGTTCTCTTGTTGCCTTACTAGACAGTAAATATGAGTTAGAACATCTAAAAGATTTTCTATCGTAGCTACTAAATTCCCAAAATCGTTTTGCAGAATCATTCTCCTCTTTATCTTTTATAGACTTGGCCCTTGAAATCTTCAACAAAAGCATAAAAGGCCATCGCACTTTGCCACTGAATTCTCAGAGCAAGTTCGTACTATTGTACAATGGAGAAACAAATGAACAGACCATAAAATTCAACTGGCCAAGGAGCAGCAGTCCTGTAAAGACGCCAAGGATCGTTGTACCAGAAAGCCTTAATGGACCAGTGAAACAACCTGAAAAGCCTCATAAACCATTAAAAACCTTCACTGACAACAGTAACCATATTGTAGCCAAACGCTCCGTCTCAAAGTCTCCACACAGGGCAACCTTGGCGATGACTCCTGTTTACATGGCAGGGTTGTGTGATAACCTTACTCCCTATCCAAGGAGATATAAAACTAAAAATGAGATGGCATCTAGAAATTTTGACGGCAGTGTAATAGAAGGGAGCCAAACAAGAGGAAAAACTGAACAACCAACCCCTATAGCCAAGGTATCCTTTTCAGGTCCACAAAAATTTCGAGTCATTGGTAGAAGAACTCCCCAGTATATGAAGAGGAGCAGGACTGACGTGATCATAACCACCACCACAGTGATCACCCAAGGACAAAAACCTCAACGTTCCAGCAAAGGTTCTCGTCCAGAGCCTGAGGATACCGGGGGGCTTAGCTGTCTAGAAAGTACTCATAGCAATGACCAGAAACCTGCAGAATCCTTGAAGGACTGACTCTTGATCAATGCAATAAAATCCATTCATGAATTGGAGCAGATTTCATTTCGTTCTTGGTGCTTACAGCCACATCATTTAACGTATTCAGTATTCCGTTATACTTATTTAAAGTGTTTTTATGTTCTTCAAGTCAATATATTATCTTTTAACATGACTTACAAGTGTTTAAAGTATTGTATGTGGTTACATCACGCACAGTGGCACCATTGTCCATGGTTCATgcctgatattgcagctcagttttagggtacacactacagaattcaTGCGGATAACTTCCAGAGGATTCTGTGCGCTCCCGCTTGAAGTTGCGCCTGTcttataggctccattctatgctcagacagattccaccgtctgcccaaagaattgacattttttgggggggcggAGGCGGAATctacctgagcatagaatggagcctgtaggacaggcggaacttcaagcgagAGCACACCcggaatccgctggaagttaTCCATGCAGATTCCGTAATGTGTACATACCCTTATTCAAGTGAATAGCTGCATTACCTGGCACagcctaaggacaagagtggcgctgcttTTGAAGATACCCACAAACCCACTTTTTATGTTGTTCTGTGTTTTACATGGTGCTTTGGGCAAACGGGTAATATCTATTCAGTtaatatctatattttttttattaaacatatgTTAAAGTATATTTTATTCACTCATATATTTAAATACTTATATAGACCATTTGTAATGGATGCAATTGTCGTGTTTATTATCCCTGATATTTCAATAAAGAAGTTATGACAGTGTTTTGTTTTCAATGGAGGTTCACAATGGTGCAATGGCAAATATGGTAGGGACTCAGAGCTCTAGGTTCAAGACCCAGTAGGTAAGGGGGCTTTCTGCCACCCTGAAAACAAGTAAAATCCAAATTGGATGCAAGGGTCTCAGTCCCAGTGGTCAGTCTGCCACCGATCAGATAGGTATAAGCAAACACCTACAGTATAGAGCAGAACGCTAGCCTCTACACTGATAGACCTCTTCTTCTTACACAGTTCATGTCTAAGCATGGTGGGAAATATTTCATATCTGTCTCCTTCAGGTAGTAGTACAAAGGATAACTGGGGGTCACCGTCAGACAGACCAGGTAGTCCAACAAGGTGATGGACTACAGAACCAGTAGACTTGTTAAACCTAAATTGTCATATTATTGCTGCTCATTATTATCATATTTACATATGTGATgtgcatataatatatacaatatacagtataccacaCACTGAGAGctttactgtacattacattcacCCAGACAATTACATAGTCAGAAACTTACCACTGTGCAACATGGCATTAATAATACCTATGAGACATTGGGGACTTTGGGCCCTCTTTGCCCCCAGGGATAAGGTGTTAATGCTAATTTTGCCCTCTTGTGTAGTATCCCAATGTGTCTCCACTCTGTATTCACTCTGTGCCATTTCTATGTAATCGCAAAGCGCAAGTACAGTGTCAGGCACCCTGGGATGTTTGTGCCCCAATTCACCATTATACAGTACTGACACCCCGCCTGGCCATCATTCACCTTGTCAATGTGGCTGTGGCGGGCAGTGCAGGGCGGTGGGAGTGGATACTAATAAATCTAAATATTGAATATTAATGAGATGGGCAGAATATTTATAGGAGGGGCGGGGGTAGACCGGCCGGCGATCTGATGACATGAAGCGCGCTGCAGCCTGGGAGTTGTAGAAAATATGCAGCGCGCGCCCAGCTCGCCAAGACAGGAAGTGTGGGATTTTTGAACATGAAGCGGGGAGCGGACCGGAGGACGGGAACAGCGTCTCAGGACCACAGTCAAAGCTGCACCATGCCGGTAGGCAAGATAAACAAGTGTAGAGATAGATTAGTTGTTTGgttaagcgccgcactacccctttaacaactttgAATTATAGCATTGCAGAGAGCAGAGGTGCACG is a genomic window of Dendropsophus ebraccatus isolate aDenEbr1 chromosome 12, aDenEbr1.pat, whole genome shotgun sequence containing:
- the TTLL10 gene encoding inactive polyglycylase TTLL10 isoform X1, coding for MQLKESPSEPREESEQQQLNDTSKHPSEPVEIKKHERQSNTKNAIEEATPSAANNDKHEWTENNRSQEKSHEESTSHTVKASRSSRKAPSTARKRRKPQPGSNSQILPAGPETTDTQPGEASKMETTTVQQKKPEDPRGPGPFFYFGGGNGAQLVSTYCLNKGWQRIYDSKRDDYKLKWCEIKNSATYCAFREGEQLLYQIPNNKVLTTKIGLLNSLREYERVTQKINKARVLKMADFFPETVRLDVREEAEAFFSIYEDGQTWICKPTGLNQGRGIYLLKNQEQILTLRCQMLSIMEDSKKPPSKGPQARIVQRYIPNPLLLEGKKFDIRSYLLIASTVPYFVFFRHGYVRLTCNNYDPKSDDLTGHLTNQYMQKKNPLYNELKEETVWSMERFNSYVNEKFAESKSLPQDWVLNTFTKRMQQIMIHCFLSVKSKLECRRGFFDLIGCDFLIDDDFKVWLLEMNCNPALHTNCEVLKDVIPNVVNETLDLALEIFNKSIKGHRTLPLNSQSKFVLLYNGETNEQTIKFNWPRSSSPVKTPRIVVPESLNGPVKQPEKPHKPLKTFTDNSNHIVAKRSVSKSPHRATLAMTPVYMAGLCDNLTPYPRRYKTKNEMASRNFDGSVIEGSQTRGKTEQPTPIAKVSFSGPQKFRVIGRRTPQYMKRSRTDVIITTTTVITQGQKPQRSSKGSRPEPEDTGGLSCLESTHSNDQKPAESLKD
- the TTLL10 gene encoding inactive polyglycylase TTLL10 isoform X3 — encoded protein: METTTVQQKKPEDPRGPGPFFYFGGGNGAQLVSTYCLNKGWQRIYDSKRDDYKLKWCEIKNSATYCAFREGEQLLYQIPNNKVLTTKIGLLNSLREYERVTQKINKARVLKMADFFPETVRLDVREEAEAFFSIYEDGQTWICKPTGLNQGRGIYLLKNQEQILTLRCQMLSIMEDSKKPPSKGPQARIVQRYIPNPLLLEGKKFDIRSYLLIASTVPYFVFFRHGYVRLTCNNYDPKSDDLTGHLTNQYMQKKNPLYNELKEETVWSMERFNSYVNEKFAESKSLPQDWVLNTFTKRMQQIMIHCFLSVKSKLECRRGFFDLIGCDFLIDDDFKVWLLEMNCNPALHTNCEVLKDVIPNVVNETLDLALEIFNKSIKGHRTLPLNSQSKFVLLYNGETNEQTIKFNWPRSSSPVKTPRIVVPESLNGPVKQPEKPHKPLKTFTDNSNHIVAKRSVSKSPHRATLAMTPVYMAGLCDNLTPYPRRYKTKNEMASRNFDGSVIEGSQTRGKTEQPTPIAKVSFSGPQKFRVIGRRTPQYMKRSRTDVIITTTTVITQGQKPQRSSKGSRPEPEDTGGLSCLESTHSNDQKPAESLKD
- the TTLL10 gene encoding inactive polyglycylase TTLL10 isoform X2: MLRIIALYLGCSHHCHCLHQYQYLSGVDISISSEAGPETTDTQPGEASKMETTTVQQKKPEDPRGPGPFFYFGGGNGAQLVSTYCLNKGWQRIYDSKRDDYKLKWCEIKNSATYCAFREGEQLLYQIPNNKVLTTKIGLLNSLREYERVTQKINKARVLKMADFFPETVRLDVREEAEAFFSIYEDGQTWICKPTGLNQGRGIYLLKNQEQILTLRCQMLSIMEDSKKPPSKGPQARIVQRYIPNPLLLEGKKFDIRSYLLIASTVPYFVFFRHGYVRLTCNNYDPKSDDLTGHLTNQYMQKKNPLYNELKEETVWSMERFNSYVNEKFAESKSLPQDWVLNTFTKRMQQIMIHCFLSVKSKLECRRGFFDLIGCDFLIDDDFKVWLLEMNCNPALHTNCEVLKDVIPNVVNETLDLALEIFNKSIKGHRTLPLNSQSKFVLLYNGETNEQTIKFNWPRSSSPVKTPRIVVPESLNGPVKQPEKPHKPLKTFTDNSNHIVAKRSVSKSPHRATLAMTPVYMAGLCDNLTPYPRRYKTKNEMASRNFDGSVIEGSQTRGKTEQPTPIAKVSFSGPQKFRVIGRRTPQYMKRSRTDVIITTTTVITQGQKPQRSSKGSRPEPEDTGGLSCLESTHSNDQKPAESLKD